In Terriglobales bacterium, one genomic interval encodes:
- the kdpA gene encoding potassium-transporting ATPase subunit KdpA: MDFHSALQYAAFVVVATALVKPLGGYLARVFSRQPSWLDRICSPIERLIYRLARVDPDREMGFREYAGCFVLFGLSGTLVLYATLRLQHFLPFFFPQYQTTPLTPDLAMNTAISFSTTTTWQAYAGESTMSYFSQIVGLGVQNFLAGASGLAAGIAFIRGCARQRCESLGNFWVDLTRSLLWVLLPGALLGAVLLVGQGVPMNFHPYTEATTLEGAKQVIPQGPVAAQQITETLGTNGGGFFNVNAAHPYENPTPLANLLLMLSIVLVPAALTNTFGRMVRQPRQGWMLYAVMLVLFAAGLVVTHLAEYRGNPAFRNVDQAYSRRQAGGNMEGKETRFGVAGSVLTVTVTSNTSTGSTNAQDDSYRPIGGMAPLTNMLLGEVVFGGLGGGLYGIVLIAVVTVFLTGLMVGRTPEYLGKRIGPPENKMIMLYTLAAPVTILTLTAIAVGTKWGLAGLTINGGPHGFTAMLLAYASSFTNNGQTFASLSANTVFYNVTTAIAMMVGRFALAIPALALASLFARQPNTPPTAGTLKTDSISFGLTLTATILIVGGLSYFPALTLGPILEHLR, from the coding sequence ATGGACTTCCATAGCGCGCTGCAATACGCCGCGTTCGTCGTCGTGGCTACGGCCTTGGTCAAGCCGCTGGGAGGATACCTGGCGCGCGTCTTCTCCCGGCAGCCGAGCTGGCTGGACCGAATATGTAGCCCCATCGAGCGGCTGATCTACCGCCTAGCCAGGGTGGATCCGGACCGCGAGATGGGCTTCAGGGAATACGCCGGCTGCTTCGTCCTCTTCGGCCTGTCTGGGACCCTCGTGCTGTACGCGACCCTCCGGCTGCAACATTTCCTCCCGTTCTTCTTCCCGCAGTATCAGACCACGCCCCTGACGCCGGACCTCGCCATGAACACGGCGATCAGTTTTTCGACCACCACCACCTGGCAAGCCTATGCCGGCGAGAGCACGATGAGCTACTTCAGTCAGATCGTCGGCCTGGGCGTGCAGAACTTCCTGGCCGGGGCCTCCGGTCTCGCGGCGGGAATCGCCTTCATCCGCGGCTGCGCCCGCCAGCGCTGCGAGTCCCTGGGGAACTTCTGGGTCGACCTCACGCGCTCGCTCTTATGGGTGCTGCTGCCGGGGGCGCTGTTGGGCGCCGTACTGCTGGTCGGGCAGGGCGTCCCGATGAACTTCCACCCCTACACGGAAGCGACCACTCTCGAGGGCGCCAAGCAGGTGATCCCGCAGGGTCCGGTGGCGGCCCAGCAGATCACCGAGACCCTGGGCACGAACGGAGGAGGGTTCTTCAACGTCAACGCCGCGCACCCCTACGAGAACCCCACTCCCCTGGCCAATCTTCTGCTGATGCTCTCCATCGTGCTGGTGCCGGCGGCCCTGACCAACACCTTCGGCCGAATGGTCCGCCAGCCGCGGCAAGGCTGGATGCTGTACGCCGTCATGCTCGTCCTGTTTGCTGCCGGCCTGGTGGTCACGCACCTCGCCGAGTACAGGGGGAACCCGGCCTTTCGCAACGTGGACCAGGCTTACAGCCGCCGCCAGGCCGGCGGGAACATGGAGGGCAAGGAGACCCGCTTCGGCGTCGCCGGGTCGGTGCTCACCGTGACCGTGACGTCGAACACCTCGACGGGGTCCACCAACGCCCAGGACGACAGCTACCGGCCCATAGGAGGCATGGCGCCTCTGACCAACATGCTGCTGGGCGAGGTGGTCTTCGGAGGGCTGGGCGGCGGCCTCTACGGCATAGTCCTGATCGCGGTGGTGACGGTGTTTCTGACCGGTTTGATGGTCGGCCGGACGCCGGAGTACCTGGGCAAGCGCATCGGCCCGCCGGAGAACAAGATGATCATGCTCTACACGCTGGCGGCTCCGGTGACGATCCTGACCTTGACTGCGATCGCCGTGGGCACCAAGTGGGGCCTCGCAGGCCTGACCATCAACGGCGGCCCGCACGGCTTCACCGCGATGCTGCTTGCTTACGCGTCCAGCTTCACCAACAATGGCCAGACCTTCGCCAGCCTGAGCGCCAACACGGTCTTCTACAACGTCACCACCGCGATCGCCATGATGGTGGGGCGGTTCGCCCTGGCCATTCCTGCCCTGGCGCTCGCCAGCCTGTTTGCGAGGCAGCCGAACACGCCGCCCACGGCAGGAACCCTGAAAACGGACTCCATTTCCTTCGGGCTGACGCTGACCGCCACCATCCTGATCGTGGGCGGGCTGAGTTACTTCCCCGCGCTCACCCTCGGCCCCATCCTGGAGCATCTGCGCTGA
- a CDS encoding transketolase, giving the protein MQVAGERELSLDELSVNTIRTLSMDAVQQANSGHPGTPMAMAPVVYCLWQRLLRFDPEDPIWPNRDRFVLSIGHASMLLYSVLHLAAVKAVDPDYEVLGRPAVTLDDIRHFRQLDSKCPGHPEYRWTSGVETTTGPLGQGVATSVGMAIAERWLERRFNRPDFRLFDYRVYALCGDGDMMEGVSGEAASLAGHLKLSNLCWIYDNNHITIEGNTALATSDDVATRFLGYGWNVTRVGDANDLEMLERAFHIFHETGDRPTLIIVDSHIAYGAPNKQDTSAAHGEPLGEEEIRLAKRNYGWPEDAKFLVPPEVPENFRRGIGKRGAELNQAWKEQFAKYQRVFPQEADHLLRMQRRDLPEGWDRNLPTFPADAKGLAGRDASGKVLNILAQNVPWLLGGAADLAPSTKTRLTFEGAGDFEAGQYGGRNFHFGIREHAMGAVLNGMSLSKLRPFGSGFLIFSDYMRAAIRLSALMEIPVIYVFTH; this is encoded by the coding sequence GTGCAGGTGGCGGGCGAGCGGGAGCTAAGCCTCGACGAACTCAGCGTCAACACCATCCGCACCCTTTCCATGGATGCGGTGCAGCAGGCCAACTCCGGCCACCCCGGCACTCCCATGGCCATGGCCCCGGTGGTCTATTGCCTGTGGCAGCGCCTGCTGCGCTTCGACCCGGAAGATCCCATCTGGCCCAACCGCGACCGCTTCGTGCTCTCCATCGGCCACGCGTCCATGCTGCTGTACTCGGTGCTGCATCTGGCCGCGGTGAAGGCGGTAGACCCTGACTACGAGGTCCTGGGCCGGCCGGCGGTCACGCTCGACGACATCCGCCACTTCCGCCAGCTCGACAGCAAGTGTCCCGGACACCCCGAGTACCGCTGGACCTCGGGTGTGGAAACCACCACCGGCCCGCTGGGACAGGGGGTGGCCACCAGCGTAGGGATGGCCATCGCCGAGCGCTGGCTGGAACGCCGCTTCAACCGTCCCGACTTCCGCCTCTTCGATTACCGGGTATACGCGCTCTGCGGCGACGGCGACATGATGGAGGGCGTCTCGGGCGAGGCCGCCTCGCTGGCCGGCCACCTCAAGCTCTCCAACCTGTGCTGGATCTACGACAACAACCACATCACCATCGAGGGCAACACCGCGCTGGCCACCAGCGACGACGTGGCCACGCGCTTCCTGGGCTACGGCTGGAACGTCACCCGGGTGGGTGACGCCAACGACCTGGAGATGCTCGAGCGCGCCTTCCACATCTTCCACGAGACCGGCGACCGGCCCACGCTCATCATCGTGGACAGCCATATCGCCTATGGCGCGCCCAACAAGCAGGACACCAGCGCCGCTCACGGCGAGCCCCTGGGCGAAGAGGAGATCCGGCTGGCCAAGCGCAACTACGGCTGGCCCGAGGACGCTAAATTCCTGGTGCCACCGGAGGTGCCGGAGAACTTCCGCCGGGGGATCGGGAAGCGGGGCGCTGAACTTAACCAGGCCTGGAAGGAGCAGTTCGCGAAATACCAAAGGGTGTTTCCCCAGGAGGCCGACCATCTGCTGCGCATGCAGCGCCGCGACCTGCCCGAGGGCTGGGACCGCAATCTGCCCACATTCCCCGCCGACGCCAAGGGTCTGGCCGGACGCGACGCCAGCGGCAAGGTGCTCAACATCCTGGCCCAGAACGTCCCCTGGCTCTTGGGGGGAGCGGCCGATCTGGCGCCCTCCACCAAGACCCGGCTGACTTTTGAGGGCGCCGGCGACTTCGAGGCCGGCCAGTACGGGGGCCGCAACTTCCACTTTGGCATCCGCGAGCACGCCATGGGGGCCGTGCTGAACGGCATGTCGCTCTCCAAGCTCCGCCCCTTCGGCTCCGGCTTCCTCATCTTCAGCGATTACATGCGCGCCGCCATCCGCCTCTCGGCGCTGATGGAGATTCCCGTCATCTACGTTTTCACCCACG
- a CDS encoding glucosidase: MTAEEIRLQESRERKVHWKRWGPYLAERAWGTVREDYSRDGDAWEYFPHEHARSRVYRWNEDGLAGICDRHQHICLALALWNERDPILKERLFGLSAQQGNHGEDVKECYFYLDNTPTHSFMKMLYKYPQAEFPYARLLEENQRRTRDDPEFELLDSGVFDQDRYFDVFAEYAKASAEEILVRITAVNRGPEAAPLHLLPTLWFRNRWSWGYDATRPVVKRAAAAQGTALELEQQYYGRRWLYCEDAPDLLFTENETNFQRVYGGENPSPFVKDGFHDCVVKGRRECVNPAQTGTKAAAHYSLRLGPGQSATVRLRFSNRDLAAAGEAPFGPGFDQVFAERVREADEFYTTIIPQHLSADARAVMRQSFAGMLWSKQYYHYVIERWLEGDPTYPPPPPERQQGRNHKWIQLYNSDVISMPDKWEYPWYAAWDLAFHCIALAVIDPDFAKEQLVLLLREWYMHPSGQLPAYEWAFDDVNPPVHAWAALRVYKIEQKRRGRADFEFLERVFHKLLLNFTWWVNRKDVEGTNIFEGGFLGLDNIGVFDRSQPLPNGGRLDQSDGTSWMAMYTLNMLGIALELARHDPTYEDVATKFGEHFVYIADAMNNIGRQGIELFDPEDGFYYDVLRFPDGTHFPLKVRSMVGLIPLFAVESFEDELLQRLRGFRTRLQWFMQHRPHLVKGCACMEPGATGRRMMAIVNPERLRQVLKVMLDENEFLSPYGIRSLSRFHREHPYSLRLDGSESAVAYAPAESPTGLFGGNSNWRGPVWFPVNYLIVESLQKFHHVLGPEFKVEFPTGSGKVMDLWEVAAELSRRLTRLFLRDPEGRRPVYGRSAKFQDDPHWRDLILFYEYFHGDDGSGLGASHQTGWTGLVAKLLQQSGQ; encoded by the coding sequence ATGACCGCGGAAGAGATCCGGCTGCAGGAATCGCGCGAGCGCAAGGTCCACTGGAAGCGCTGGGGGCCGTATCTCGCCGAGCGCGCCTGGGGTACCGTGCGCGAAGATTACAGCCGCGACGGCGACGCCTGGGAATATTTCCCCCATGAGCACGCCCGCTCCCGCGTCTATCGCTGGAACGAGGATGGGCTGGCCGGCATCTGCGATCGCCACCAGCACATCTGCCTGGCCCTAGCCCTGTGGAACGAGCGCGACCCCATCCTCAAAGAGCGCCTGTTTGGACTGAGCGCCCAGCAGGGCAACCACGGCGAAGACGTCAAGGAATGCTACTTCTATCTGGACAACACGCCCACGCACTCCTTCATGAAGATGCTCTACAAGTACCCGCAGGCGGAGTTCCCCTATGCCCGGCTGCTGGAGGAGAACCAGCGGCGCACCCGCGACGACCCCGAATTCGAATTGCTCGACAGCGGCGTCTTCGACCAGGACCGCTACTTCGACGTCTTCGCGGAGTACGCCAAGGCTTCGGCGGAAGAGATACTGGTGCGCATCACGGCGGTGAACCGCGGCCCCGAAGCCGCGCCCCTGCACCTGCTGCCCACACTGTGGTTCCGCAACCGCTGGTCGTGGGGCTACGACGCGACACGCCCGGTGGTGAAGCGGGCTGCGGCAGCGCAGGGCACAGCGCTCGAGTTGGAGCAACAGTACTACGGGCGGCGCTGGCTGTATTGCGAGGACGCGCCCGACCTCCTGTTCACGGAGAACGAGACCAACTTCCAGCGCGTGTACGGCGGCGAGAATCCCTCCCCGTTCGTCAAGGACGGCTTCCACGACTGCGTCGTGAAGGGGCGGCGCGAGTGCGTGAACCCGGCCCAGACCGGCACGAAGGCCGCCGCCCACTACTCGCTGCGCCTGGGCCCGGGCCAGAGCGCCACCGTGCGCCTGCGCTTCAGCAACCGTGATCTGGCCGCCGCCGGGGAAGCTCCTTTCGGGCCCGGCTTCGACCAGGTCTTTGCGGAGCGCGTGCGCGAGGCCGACGAGTTCTATACCACCATCATCCCGCAGCACCTCTCCGCCGACGCGCGCGCGGTCATGCGCCAGAGCTTCGCCGGCATGCTCTGGTCGAAACAGTACTATCACTACGTGATCGAGCGCTGGCTGGAGGGCGATCCGACGTATCCGCCGCCGCCTCCCGAGCGCCAGCAGGGGCGCAACCACAAGTGGATCCAGCTCTACAACTCCGACGTCATCTCGATGCCCGACAAGTGGGAGTACCCCTGGTACGCCGCCTGGGACCTGGCCTTCCACTGCATCGCGCTGGCGGTCATCGATCCCGACTTCGCCAAGGAGCAACTGGTGCTGCTGCTGCGCGAGTGGTACATGCATCCCAGCGGGCAATTGCCGGCGTACGAGTGGGCGTTCGACGATGTCAACCCGCCGGTGCACGCCTGGGCGGCGCTGCGCGTCTACAAGATCGAGCAGAAGCGCCGCGGCCGCGCCGACTTCGAGTTCCTGGAGCGCGTCTTCCACAAGCTGCTGCTCAACTTCACCTGGTGGGTGAACCGCAAGGACGTGGAAGGCACCAACATCTTCGAAGGCGGCTTCCTGGGGCTGGACAACATCGGCGTCTTCGACCGCAGCCAGCCGCTGCCCAACGGCGGCCGCCTGGACCAGTCCGACGGCACCAGTTGGATGGCCATGTACACCCTGAACATGCTGGGCATCGCCCTGGAGCTGGCGCGCCACGATCCCACCTACGAAGACGTGGCTACCAAGTTCGGCGAGCACTTCGTTTACATCGCCGACGCCATGAACAATATCGGGCGGCAGGGCATCGAGCTGTTCGATCCCGAGGACGGCTTCTACTACGACGTGCTGCGCTTCCCCGACGGCACCCACTTCCCGCTCAAGGTGCGCTCCATGGTGGGGCTGATCCCGCTGTTCGCGGTGGAATCGTTCGAAGACGAGCTGCTGCAACGCCTGCGCGGCTTTCGCACCCGCCTGCAGTGGTTCATGCAGCACCGGCCGCACCTGGTCAAGGGCTGCGCCTGCATGGAGCCGGGCGCCACCGGACGGCGCATGATGGCCATCGTCAACCCCGAGCGCCTGCGCCAGGTGCTGAAGGTCATGCTGGACGAGAACGAGTTCCTCTCCCCTTACGGCATCCGCTCGCTCTCCCGCTTCCACCGCGAGCATCCCTACTCGCTGCGTCTGGACGGCAGCGAGAGCGCGGTGGCCTACGCGCCGGCGGAGTCTCCCACCGGGCTCTTCGGCGGCAACTCCAACTGGCGCGGCCCGGTCTGGTTCCCGGTGAACTATCTCATCGTGGAATCGCTGCAGAAGTTCCACCACGTGCTGGGGCCGGAGTTCAAAGTGGAATTCCCCACCGGCTCGGGCAAAGTGATGGACCTGTGGGAGGTGGCGGCGGAACTTTCGCGCCGCCTCACCCGGCTGTTCCTGCGCGACCCGGAGGGGCGCCGCCCGGTGTACGGCCGCTCCGCCAAGTTCCAGGACGACCCGCACTGGCGCGACCTCATCCTCTTCTACGAGTACTTCCACGGCGACGACGGCAGCGGGTTGGGCGCCAGCCATCAGACCGGCTGGACGGGGCTGGTCGCCAAGCTGCTGCAGCAGAGCGGCCAGTAG